From the Oceanibaculum indicum P24 genome, the window GCGACAGCACCAGCAGTTCCAGCGAGCCATCCTCGTAATCTGCCTGGAACAGTCGGTCGAGCGACAGCATGGCGGCCAGCAGCGCCATCACCCAGATCACGCCGCCGGCGATCCGGGCAAGGACATTGGCATCAGGCCCCACGGCAAAGGGAAACAGCACCGCGCCCAGCACGAAGAAACCGACCACCAGCAGCACGTCGGAGCCCTGCCGTCCGGCCAGCCGAAGGTCGCGCCCCAGTACCGCGCCGAAACCGCCCAGCCCCAGCACGCTCATGCCGCCTCGCTATTTGTGGCGGAACGGGACGGTGCGAAACGATCCATCGCCAGCACATCGGCACCGGGCAAATCGATCTCCGCATGGGTGGACAGCACCACCATGCCGCCCTCGGCACGATGTTCGGCGATGATCTTCTCCAACTCCGCGATGGTGGCCACATCCAGCGCCACCGTCGGCTCGTCCAGCAGCCACAGGCCGGTTTCCGCTGCCAGCAGGCGCGACAGGGCCAGCCGGCGCTTCTGCCCGGCCGATAGCCAGCGCCCCGGCGCGCCGGCCAGATGCGCAATGCCGAACCGGCGCAGCGCGGCCTGCACCCGCTCCGCATTGTCCTCGTCATGCAGGCCGGCCCAGAAGCCTAGGTTCTCCAGAACGGTCAGTGTCGGCTTCACCGCGTCCAGATGGCCGACATAGCAAAGGTCGGCGCGGTGCGCATCCGGCTCCGCCGCCACCGGCGCCCCGGCGCGGATGAGCGTTCCGGCTGCCGCCGGCAGCAACCCGGCCATGATCCGCAGCAGGCTGGATTTGCCGCTGCCATTCGGGCCGCGCAGCAGCAATGCCCCGCCCGCCGGCAGCGCAAAATCGACGCCGGTAAAGACAAGCCGGTCGCCCCGCTGGCAGGCAAGGCCGTTGCCGCTGAAATCGTCCATGCCTCTTTCTTAGTCGTTGATCAGGTTCCGGTCCAGCGGACACGGGGCCGCAACTCAGAAGAGTCGCGACCCCGGTCGCTTACGGTCCCGAAGGACCGTCCCCCCTCACCTACTTCTTGATGACCTCAGAGGTGGGCCGCGGCGTCTTGGCGGTCTCCGGCGGCAGCACCGGATAGGTGACCGGCGGCACGGTGCCCGTCAGCGATTCCAGGAAGGCCGTGATCAGCCGGACCTCCTCCTTGTTCAGCTCCTCGCCCAGCTGGGAGGTGCCCATGATGGCCACCGCCACCTGCAGGTCCCACACCATGCCGGAGTGGAAATAGGGCGCGGTCACCGCAATGTTGCGCAACGGCGAGGCGCGATAGACATATTCGTCATCCGCCGTCTTGGTGACCTCATAGCGGCCCTTGTCGTCCGGCGGCAGGATTTCAGCACCCGGCTTTTCGATGACGCCGAACGGATAATAGCCATGGCCGCCGACATTCACGCCGCTGTGGCAGGCCGAGCAGCCCTTGTCCATGAACAGGGCCAGCCCCTTCTTCTGCGCCGCCGTCAGTGCCTCGTCATCGCCGTTCAGGAAAGCATCAAAGGGCGCCGGTGTAATGAGGGTTGCCTCGAACGCCTCGATGGCCTTGGCCAGATTGTCGAAGGTGACCGGGTCCTTTTCGCCCGGGAAGGCCTTTTTGAACCAGTCAACATATTGCGGCATGCTCTTGATGGTCGCCATCACCACCGGCGGGGTGTTCGCCATTTCGACGCCGGCCTGAATCGGGCCCTTCGCCTGTTCCTTCAGGTCCGCCGCGCGGCCATCCCAGAACTGCGCCTCGTTCAGCACAGAGTTGAACACGGTCGGCGAGTTGCGCGGGCCGCGCTGCCAGCCATGACCGATCGAGGTCGGCAGATTGTCATCGCCGCCCGTCGCCAGATTGTGGCAGGAATTGCAGCTGAACACGCCTGAGGCGGACAGCCTGGGGTCGAAGAACAGTGCCTTGCCGAGGTCGATCTTCTCCGGCGTGATGCGGTTGTTCTTCACGGCCGGGATGGTCGATGGCAGGGGCTTGAAGACTTCCAGCGCCGCATCGCGCAGCGGGTCGGCCAGGGTGGGTGACCCGGCAGCCGACATAGCGAAAGCGGAAGCTAGCAGAACGCCCAGAATCTTCTTCATGGCTGGCTCCTTTGCTCCATGTCCGGTAGCAGGAAGAGCCTATGCCGATTAAGCGCCGCAGCATTGATTTAGATCAAATCTAAAGAGCCTAATAATCAATCAATAACATATGGTTATAAAATATTCACGAATTGTTCAATTTATATCGAATGTGCAGCGCAAACCATCCCAGCAGAGGCGGGAACAGCGCCACCAGAAACCCGCTGATGGCGTGGCCGTTGCGGCTGCGCAGATATTGCAGGTTGAACAGCGCGATACAGCGTTCCACCCGCTCGTAATTCCCGGCATAGCGCGCCCGGCAGTCCCGTTGTCCGGCATAATAGGCCGCATCATAGACCTGTGTTGTCGGCGGCCATGTATAGAGCCAGACGATGGCGACGCCGACGATCCAGACAGCGCTGCCCAGCGCCAGCAGCCGGTAGGCGCGGCGCTGCCGCCGTACCTGTTCCTGCTTCCTGCTGTTCGCTGCCGCTGTCATGGCGGCAGCATAGCATCACTCGTAGCTGCGGGTGTCCTCGATCACCTTGCCGTCATTCGGCAGGCTGCCGGGGGCGACCAGCTCGACCGTGCCCTTCAGCTTGGTGGTGGCCTGCAGGCTCTCGGCGATGCGGGCGGCCAGCGCCGCGTCCTGAGTCGTGGATTCACAGCGCAGAACCATCTCGTCGCGGCCGGCGCTGCCGCCGACCACAAGGCGGAAGCGGGCGATCTCGGGATGGCGTTTCGCGGCCTCGGCCACCTGGCCGGGATGCACGAACATGCCCTTCACCTTGGTGGTCTGGTCGGCGCGGCCCATCCAGCCCTTGATGCGGCGGTTGGTCCGCCCGCAGGGGCTGAGCCCCGGCAGGATGGCGGACATGTCGCCGGTGCCGAAGCGGATCAGCGGATAGTCCGGCGTCAGGGTGGTAACGACAACCTCCCCTACCTCGCCATCGGGCACCGGGTCGCCGGTGCCGGGGCGCACGATCTCCACGATCACGCCTTCATCCAGGATCATCCCCTCCTGCGCCGAGGATTCATAGGCGATCAGCCCCAGATCGGCGGTCGCATAGCATTGCAGCACCTGGCAACCATGGCCCGACAGCTCAGCGCGCAGCGAGGGTGGAAGCGCCTCGCCCGAGACCAGCGCCTTT encodes:
- the ccmA gene encoding heme ABC exporter ATP-binding protein CcmA; protein product: MDDFSGNGLACQRGDRLVFTGVDFALPAGGALLLRGPNGSGKSSLLRIMAGLLPAAAGTLIRAGAPVAAEPDAHRADLCYVGHLDAVKPTLTVLENLGFWAGLHDEDNAERVQAALRRFGIAHLAGAPGRWLSAGQKRRLALSRLLAAETGLWLLDEPTVALDVATIAELEKIIAEHRAEGGMVVLSTHAEIDLPGADVLAMDRFAPSRSATNSEAA
- a CDS encoding cytochrome-c peroxidase, encoding MKKILGVLLASAFAMSAAGSPTLADPLRDAALEVFKPLPSTIPAVKNNRITPEKIDLGKALFFDPRLSASGVFSCNSCHNLATGGDDNLPTSIGHGWQRGPRNSPTVFNSVLNEAQFWDGRAADLKEQAKGPIQAGVEMANTPPVVMATIKSMPQYVDWFKKAFPGEKDPVTFDNLAKAIEAFEATLITPAPFDAFLNGDDEALTAAQKKGLALFMDKGCSACHSGVNVGGHGYYPFGVIEKPGAEILPPDDKGRYEVTKTADDEYVYRASPLRNIAVTAPYFHSGMVWDLQVAVAIMGTSQLGEELNKEEVRLITAFLESLTGTVPPVTYPVLPPETAKTPRPTSEVIKK
- a CDS encoding phenylacetate--CoA ligase family protein — its product is MVAYFDILETRDPALREAQLLDRLPAIVAHAKSHTDYFGKLLARVDPAGVTSREALAALPVTRKGDLIALQREAPPFGGLNAKRPSALARIFMSPGPIYDPEGQGRDYWRFARALYAAGFRPCDILHNSFSYHLTPAGSMLETAAHALGCAVVPAGTGQTELQLRAIEDIRPSGYAGTPSFLKILFEKAAETGADISCLKKALVSGEALPPSLRAELSGHGCQVLQCYATADLGLIAYESSAQEGMILDEGVIVEIVRPGTGDPVPDGEVGEVVVTTLTPDYPLIRFGTGDMSAILPGLSPCGRTNRRIKGWMGRADQTTKVKGMFVHPGQVAEAAKRHPEIARFRLVVGGSAGRDEMVLRCESTTQDAALAARIAESLQATTKLKGTVELVAPGSLPNDGKVIEDTRSYE